One window of the Salmo trutta chromosome 35, fSalTru1.1, whole genome shotgun sequence genome contains the following:
- the LOC115174568 gene encoding serine/threonine-protein phosphatase PP1-beta catalytic subunit, with protein MAESELNVDSIISRLLEVRGCRPGKIVQMTEAEVRGLCIKSREIFLSQPILLELEAPLKICGDIHGQYTDLLRLFEYGGFPPEANYLFLGDYVDRGKQSLETICLLLAYKIKYPENFFLLRGNHECASINRIYGFYDECKRRFNIKLWKTFTDCFNCLPIAAIIDEKIFCCHGGLSPDLQSMEQIRRIMRPTDVPDTGLLCDLLWSDPDKDVQGWGENDRGVSFTFGADVVSKFLNRHDLDLICRAHQVVEDGYEFFAKRQLVTLFSAPNYCGEFDNAGGMMSVDESLMCSFQILKPSEKKAKYQYGGVNSGRPVTPPRTAQAPKKRVPFKPVHRRRA; from the exons TGCGAGGATGTCGTCCAGGGAAGATAGTCCAGATGACGGAGGCGGAGGTGCGGGGGTTGTGCATCAAGTCCCGGGAGATCTTCCTCAGTCAGCCCATTCTACTGGAGCTGGAGGCTCCGCTCAAAATCTGCG GTGATATCCATGGCCAGTACACAGACCTGCTGCGGCTCTTTGAGTACGGGGGCTTCCCGCCAGAGGCTAACTACCTGTTCCTGGGAGACTACGTGGACCGAGGCAAGCAGTCCCTGGAGACCATCTGTCTACTGCTGGCCTACAAGATCAAATACCCCGAGAACTTCTTCCTACTCAGAGGCAACCACGAGTGTGCTTCCATCAACCGCATCTACGGTTTCTATGACGAGT GCAAACGCAGATTCAACATAAAGCTGTGGAAGACCTTCACAGATTGCTTCAACTGTCTGCCCATCGCCGCTATAATCGATGAGAAGATCTTCTGCTGCCATGGAG GTCTCTCTCCTGATCTACAGTCCATGGAGCAAATTCGACGCATCATGAGGCCAACCGATGTCCCTGACACAG GCCTGCTGTGTGATCTGCTGTGGTCGGATCCAGACaaagacgtgcagggctggggggAAAACGACCGGGGCGTCTCCTTCACCTTCGGGGCCGACGTGGTCAGCAAGTTCCTCAACCGCCACGACCTGGACCTCATCTGCAGAGCCCACCAG GTTGTTGAGGACGGCTATGAGTTTTTTGCCAAACGGCAGCTGGTGACGCTGTTCTCGGCTCCCAACTACTGCGGGGAGTTTGATAACGCTGGGGGCATGATGAGCGTTGACGAGTCCCTCATGTGTTCCTTTCAG atttTGAAGCCGTCAGAGAAAAAAGCTAAGTACCAGTATGGAGGGGTGAACTCGGGACGCCCCGTAACCCCGCCCCGTACTGCCCAAGCCCCCAAGAAGAG GGTGCCTTTCAAACCAGTGCATCGGAGGAGGGCCTAG